In Drosophila yakuba strain Tai18E2 chromosome 2R, Prin_Dyak_Tai18E2_2.1, whole genome shotgun sequence, a single genomic region encodes these proteins:
- the LOC6531085 gene encoding vigilin produces the protein MQAAAVMEETNNATTIEQQPIALINGQEQVANEQQPSSPTSVATPTSTTSGGTGNATPAFSYDDLFPALPANTSAQSQSGASGSTLARVTSSQKTHIVHVPCKERKSTESEKFGEGESKRICQQITKETGAQIEIVSGKNQSLTFLIKGKQSELLDARRKILMGFSTQASRQVTVPREHFRVILGKGGQRLRELERVTATRINIPSQGDESEFITIAGTKEGIAQAEQEIRQLSAEQYKKSSDRITVPKVYHPFIVGPYSENLNKLQEETGARINVPPQQVQKDEIIISGEKDAVAAAKAKVEAIFKDMEKKCSTVSVEVAKPKHRYVIGPKGSTIAEILQLTGVSVEMPPNDSPSETITLRGPQVALGNALTVVYQKSNSVKSVEINAPHWIHKYVIGRKGANMKQLEEDCPNVNVNCLEDKIKLEGDPENVDRAVAYLSEIINNYEENFTFEVMTVNPSFYKHIIGKAGANVNRLKDELKVNINIEEREGQNNIRIEGPKEGVRQAQLELQEKIDKLENEKSKDVIIDRRLHRSIIGAKGEKIREVKDRYRQVTITIPTPQENTDIVKLRGPKEDVDKCHKDLLKLVKEIQESSHIIEVPIFKQFHKFVIGKGGANIKKIRDETQTKIDLPAEGDTNEVIVITGKKENVLEAKERIQKIQNELSDIVTEEVQIPPKYYNSIIGTGGKLISSIMEECGGVSIKFPNSDSKSDKVTIRGPKDDVEKAKGQLLELANERQLASFTAEVRAKQQHHKFLIGKNGASIRKIRDATGARIIFPSNEDTDKEVITIIGKEDSVNKAREQLEAIIKECDEVTEGEVSVDPKHHKHFVAKRGFILHRISEECGGVMISFPRVGTNSDIVTIKGAKDCIEAARQRIEEIVADLEAQTTIEVVIPQRLHRTIMGARGFKVQQVTFEFDVQIKFPDRGATEPVEVLTNGGSGENGGEEGQEGEQQAEKEPEQEPVRQCDVIRITGRIEKCEAAKQALLDLIPIEEELTVPFDLHRTIIGPRGANVRQFMSKHDVHVELPPSELKSDVIKVCGTPARVAEAREALEKMIVDFEADKADRELRSYVLQVDVDTEFHSKLIGRHGAVINKLRADHDVNISLPKRDEPNDSIISITGYQANCEAARDAILEIVGDPDSLHREVIEIDKRIHPHIIGQRRRNIRKIMEDYEVNIKFPGADQQINSVTIIGHPDDVENVKELLLGMAEDFERDFLESVPLTPPTIGAFLTGSGSGSGEGGASESVFVIKDAPWEKQKQGKNLNAPNTQSQEDFPHFAAGGAPVAAAPITSVWGPKN, from the exons atgcaagcagcagcagtgatGGAGGAAACTAACAACG CAACTACCATCGAGCAGCAGCCCATCGCTCTCATCAATGGCCAAGAGCAGGTGGCCAACGAGCAGCAACCATCCTCGCCCACTTcggtggccacgcccactagcACCACTAGCGGCGGTACTGGCAATGCCACACCCGCCTTTAGCTACGACGACCTGTTTCCGGCCCTGCCGGCCAACACCTCGGCTCAATCGCAATCTGGAGCTTCCGGTTCGACTCTAGCTCGTGTGACAAGCTCTCAAAAAACGCAT ATTGTGCATGTTCCCTGCAAGGAGCGCAAGTCTACGGAGTCGGAGAAGTTCGGCGAGGGCGAGTCGAAGCGTATTTGCCAGCAGATCACCAAGGAGACAGGAGCCCAGATCGAGATTGTGAGCGGCAAGAACCAGTCGCTGACCTTCCTAATTAAGGGCAAGCAGAGCGAGCTGCTCGATGCCCGCCGTAAGATCCTTATGGGGTTCTCCACGCAGGCCAGTCGGCAGGTGACCGTTCCTCGGGAGCACTTCCGCGTCATCCTCGGCAAGGGTGGCCAACGTCTGCGCGAACTTGAGCGCGTTACTGCGACGCGCATTAACATCCCCAGCCAGGGCGATGAGAGCGAGTTCATCACGATTGCCGGAACAAAGGAGGGTATTGCTCAGGCCGAGCAGGAGATTCGTCAGCTGTCAGCTGAGCAGTACAAGAAGTCGTCGGACCGCATCACGGTGCCCAAGGTTTACCATCCCTTCATCGTGGGCCCCTACAGCGAGAACCTTAATAAGCTGCAGGAGGAGACTGGCGCCAGGATCAACGTGCCGCCGCAGCAGGTTCAGAAGGATGAGATTATCATCTCGGGCGAGAAGGACGCGGTCGCAGCGGCTAAGGCCAAGGTGGAGGCCATCTTCAAGGATATGGAAAAGAAGTGCTCTACGGTCAGTGTGGAGGTAGCTAAGCCGAAGCACCGCTACGTCATCGGTCCCAAGGGCTCCACCATCGCCGAGATTCTGCAGTTGACCGGTGTGTCTGTGGAGATGCCGCCTAACGACTCCCCCTCGGAGACGATCACTCTGCGTGGACCGCAGGTGGCCTTGGGAAATGCCCTAACCGTTGTCTATCAAAAGTCCAACTCGGTCAAGTCTGTTGAGATCAATGCGCCACACTGGATCCACAAGTATGTGATCGGTCGCAAGGGCGCCAACATGAAGCAGCTGGAAGAGGACTGCCCCAACGTGAACGTAAATTGCCTAGAGGACAAGATCAAGCTGGAGGGAGATCCCGAGAACGTTGACCGGGCTGTAGCTTACTTGTCCGAAATCATCAACAACTACGAGGAGAACTTTACGTTTGAGGTGATGACCGTTAATCCTTCGTTCTACAAGCACATTATCGGTAAGGCTGGAGCCAATGTGAATCGCCTTAAGGATGAGCTGAAGGTTAACATTAACATCGAGGAGCGCGAGGGCCAGAACAACATCCGTATCGAGGGACCCAAGGAGGGAGTACGGCAGGCGCAGCTTGAATTACAAGAAAAAATCGACAAACTGGAAAACGAAAAATCGAAGGATGTGATCATCGACCGCCGTCTCCATCGTTCCATTATCGGAGCTAAGGGCGAGAAGATTCGCGAGGTGAAGGATCGTTACCGTCAGGTTACAATCACGATACCTACGCCCCAGGAGAACACCGATATTGTTAAGCTGCGTGGTCCAAAGGAAGATGTGGACAAGTGCCACAAGGATCTGCTCAAGCTGGTCAAGGAAATCCAGGAATCGTCGCACATTATCGAGGTGCCCATCTTTAAGCAGTTCCACAAGTTCGTTATCGGCAAGGGTGGCGCTAACATCAAAAAGATCCGTGATGAGACCCAGACTAAAATTGATCTGCCTGCCGAGGGTGACACCAACGAAGTGATTGTCATTACTGGCAAGAAGGAGAACGTGCTCGAGGCCAAGGAACGTATCCAAAAGATTCAGAACGAGCTCTCCGACATTGTTACCGAGGAGGTGCAAATCCCGCCCAAGTACTACAACTCAATCATCGGCACTGGCGGCAAACTCATCTCCTCGATCATGGAGGAATGCGGTGGTGTGTCAATCAAGTTCCCCAACAGCGACTCCAAGAGCGATAAG gTCACTATTCGCGGTCCCAAGGACGATGTGGAGAAGGCCAAGGGTCAGCTATTGGAGCTGGCCAACGAACGGCAGCTGGCTTCCTTTACCGCCGAGGTGCGCgcaaagcagcagcatcacAAGTTCCTGATCGGCAAGAATGGCGCTTCTATCCGTAAGATTCGCGATGCCACTGGTGCCCGCATTATCTTCCCCTCAAACGAGGATACTGACAAGGAGGTGATCACCATCATTGGCAAGGAAGACAGCGTGAACAAGGCCCGTGAGCAGCTGGAGGCGATCATCAAGGAGTGCGACGAAGTAACCGAAGGTGAGGTTTCTGTCGATCCCAAGCACCACAAGCACTTCGTTGCCAAACGTGGCTTCATCCTGCACCGCATTTCTGAGGAGTGCGGCGGTGTGATGATCTCCTTCCCCCGTGTCGGTACCAACTCTGATATAGTGACGATCAAGGGTGCCAAGGACTGCATCGAAGCGGCTCGCCAGCGCATCGAGGAAATCGTCGCCGATCTGGAAGCGCAGACCACCATCGAGGTGGTGATCCCTCAGCGGCTTCATCGCACCATCATGGGTGCACGTGGCTTTAAGGTTCAACAAGTCACCTTCGAGTTCGATGTGCAGATCAAGTTCCCTGATCGTGGTGCCACCGAACCCGTCGAGGTTTTGACCAACGGAGGCAGCGGCGAAAACGGAGGTGAGGAAGGCCAGGAAGGAGAGCAGCAAGCCGAGAAGGAACCCGAGCAGGAGCCGGTTCGTCAGTGCGATGTTATCCGAATCACGGGCAGAATCGAGAAGTGTGAGGCCGCAAAGCAGGCTTTGCTTGATCTTATTCCCATTGAGGAGGAGTTGACGGTGCCTTTCGACCTCCATCGTACCATCATTGGACCGCGTGGTGCCAATGTTCGTCAGTTTATGTCCAAGCACGATGTGCACGTAGAGCTGCCACCTAGTGAGCTTAAGTCGGATGTGATCAAGGTGTGCGGTACACCTGCTCGCGTCGCCGAGGCCCGCGAAGCGCTGGAGAAAATGATTGTGGATTTCGAGGCTGATAAGGCCGACCGTGAGCTGCGCTCCTATGTTCTCCAGGTGGACGTAGATACGGAGTTCCACTCAAAGCTCATTGGTCGTCATGGCGCTGTGATTAACAAGCTGCGTGCCGATCACGACGTCAACATTTCGCTGCCTAAGCGGGATGAACCCAATGACAGCATAATCTCTATTACCGGCTATCAGGCCAATTGCGAGGCAGCTCGCGATGCCATCCTGGAGATTGTTGGTGACCCCGATTCCCTTCATCGCGAAGTTATCGAGATCGATAAACGTATCCACCCCCACATCATTGGCCAACGCAGACGCAACATTCGCAAGATCATGGAGGATTATGAG GTGAACATCAAGTTCCCAGGTGCCGACCAGCAAATCAATTCTGTGACCATCATTGGCCACCCAGATGACGTTGAAAACGTCAAGGAGCTGCTGTTAGGCATGGCTGAGGACTTTGAGCGTGACTTCTTGGAGAGCGTGCCACTAACGCCGCCGACGATTGGTGCCTTCCTAACTGGTTCCGGATCTGGATCCGGCGAAGGAGGTGCCAGCGAGAGCGTTTTCGTTATCAAAGACGCACCGTGGGAGAAGCAGAAGCAGGGCAAAAACCTAAATGCGCCCAACACTCAGTCGCAGGAGGACTTCCCGCACTTCGCTGCTGGCGGAGCTCCAGTGGCCGCCGCGCCTATCACCTCAGTGTGGGGCCCCAAGAACTAA